A genomic stretch from Numida meleagris isolate 19003 breed g44 Domestic line chromosome 2, NumMel1.0, whole genome shotgun sequence includes:
- the ZNF438 gene encoding zinc finger protein 438 isoform X2 translates to MKKRKKCEGTLSYLLEGIMQNPLTFSAGGGFLHANPAEKQSVQHSMLSQQKQETCAGKTVSTVGFLTASSDNSKSPTDIIQNFQKKSQFRTIAPKMVPKILTSGVVSCLQSSLPEQSTPVSVAGSKPLVVPAQNYAVMQVAGHEGTFSLLALPYVTPAMVQPSQRSNMAHSENIKLPIPRYQSVRNKLLCDRKTSQASVLNTQSKVPTKGQISLQTSPMTSLAEDCPKTHSGSDTSEPVMLADHDSSEMMVATLPSKNSCVESGSPSVNKTKTAISNVSGPSIVKESSNKSENSSNPVKCSLDSVKTASATTKESFIMSEKLKEKPTNSANSVTVLSPALFDSTVQMNPSAPTGKLPILPYSRMKNSVFCKSKQSANVKDISGTSLRSECEKTPALAKTFHAPAKASDKRLAVSLTQAPKQTSRENTFSPSNKVDVDSLKKLNGTPPKRRGRKRRVQDDLLAFQAKRRKCIVNKFREVRERVKADLQPPEDKKAEAVKKYRSIRPKPVVVVQAIAPLTSAALAEAKSPDHVDKSVFLNSSLASKYLSYKYNDTTSATSTDLGRNAYSAVPKPWHRCHVCNHNFQFKHHLQDHMNAHTNKRPYTCRICRKAYIHSGSLSTHMKLHHNEGKPKKFVCCEFCAKIFGHAKVYFGHLREVHRVVISTEPSGSEQQLQDALRNRDTNIKEAEEATERGSRCDFEDLFHGPGEVKLQIRCGQCQFTAQSFAEMKFHLLCSHGEEIQGRVKEGALQGNRGARGELVKYATHFWKQRNERRHLAKCSTSEEEFYTFPKLKRQIYFHHQSNVDTLTRSEMTQSGSSEAAKEMQNVGCGTPSKKIEFWSKAGYNCILCKQLFGRKEELCNHWQSHHNCEDSSILWTIFSLFSKQGILELPSIGEY, encoded by the exons gaACGTTGTCATATCTATTAGAGGGCATAATGCAGAATCCTTTAACTTTTTCTGCAG GTGGTGGTTTTTTGCATGCTAATcctgcagagaaacaaagtgTTCAACACAGTATGCTGAGTCAGCAAAAACAAGAAACTTGTGCTGGAAAGACAGTATCCACAG TTGGTTTTTTGACAGCTTCATCAG aTAACAGCAAATCCCCTACGGACATAATAcaaaattttcagaagaaaagtcagTTCAGGACCATTGCTCCAAAAATGGTGCCAAAAATTTTAACATCTGGAGTGGTTTCTTGTCTTCAGTCATCTTTGCCTGAACAAAGTACGCCAGTTTCGGTGGCAGGTTCTAAACCACTGGTGGTACCAGCTCAAAACTATGCCGTCATGCAGGTTGCTGGTCATGAGGgcactttttctcttttggccTTGCCATATGTTACACCAGCCATGGTACAGCCAAGCCAGCGATCAAACATGGCCCATTCTGAAAACATAAAGTTGCCTATCCCTCGGTACCAATCTGTAAGAAATAAATTGCTTTGTGACAGAAAAACAAGCCAAGCCTCTGTTTTGAATACACAGAGCAAGGTTCCTACCAAAGGACAGATCTCGTTGCAGACTTCCCCCATGACTTCCTTAGCTGAGGACTGTCCAAAAACTCATTCTGGCTCAGATACATCTGAGCCAGTGATGCTAGCAGACCATGATTCATCTGAAATGATGGTTGCTACATTACCAAGTAAAAACAGTTGTGTGGAATCTGGATCTCCTTcagtgaacaaaacaaaaactgctaTCAGCAATGTTTCTGGACCATCTATAGTTAAAGAATCTTCAAACAAGTCAGAAAATTCAAGTAATCCTGTGAAATGTAGCCTGGACTCTGTGAAGACGGCATCTGCCACCACAAAAGAGTCATTCATTATGTCAgagaaactaaaggaaaaacCCACAAATTCTGCAAATTCTGTTACCGTCCTGTCACCGGCACTTTTTGACAGTACAGTGCAGATGAATCCATCAGCACCAACAGGAAAACTTCCTATTTTGCCTTACTCAAGAATGAAAAACTCAGTGTTTTGTAAATCTAAGCAAAGTGCTAATGTGAAGGATATATCTGGTACTTCACTAAGATCTGAATGTGAAAAGACGCCAGCTTTGGCAAAAACTTTTCATGCTCCTGCTAAAGCGTCTGATAAACGATTAGCTGTATCTCTGACACAAGCCCCCAAACAAACCTCTCGGGAAAATACTTTCTCTCCATCCAATAAAGTGGATGTTGACAGCCTGAAAAAGTTGAATGGCACACCCCCTAAAAGGAGAGGCAGGAAGAGAAGAGTCCAAGATGATTTATTGGCTTTTCAGGCCAAGCGAAGGAAATGCATCGTTAATAAATTTAGAGAAGTAAGAGAGAGGGTGAAAGCTGATCTTCAGCCACCTGAAGACAAAAAAGCAGAGGCAGTGAAAAAATACCGTAGTATTAGACCCAAGCCAGTGGTAGTTGTGCAGGCGATTGCACCGCTGACTTCTGCAGCACTAGCAGAGGCGAAGTCTCCTGACCATGTAgacaaaagtgtttttttaaacagttcacTTGCcagtaaatatttaagttaCAAGTATAATGATACCACATCAGCTACATCAACTGATTTAGGTAGAAATGCATACTCAGCTGTGCCCAAACCATGGCATAGGTGTCATGTATGTAACCATAACTTCCAGTTCAAACACCATCTTCAGGACCATAtgaatgcacacacaaacaaacgACCCTACACTTGCCGAATTTGCCGGAAGGCTTACATTCATTCTGGAAGCCTGAGCACACATATGAAACTTCATCACAATGAAGGCAAACCCAAAAAGTTTGTGTGTTGTGAGTTCTGTGCTAAAATTTTTGGCCATGCAAAAGTATACTTTGGTCACCTAAGGGAAGTACACAGGGTTGTTATTAGCACAGAGCCCTCTGGTAGTGAGCAACAGCTGCAAGATGCTTTGAGGAACAGGGACACAAATATAAAAGAGGCAGAAGAAGCAACAGAAAG GGGAAGTAGATGCGATTTTGAAGACCTATTCCATGGCCCAGGAGAAGTGAAATTACAGATTAGATGTGGTCAGTGTCAGTTCACTGCACAGTCTTTTGCTGAAATGAAGTTTCACTTACTATGCTCTCATGGAGAAGAGATCCAGGGAAGAGTAAAGGAAGGAGCTCTGCAAGGAAATAGAGGAGCTAGGGGAGAACTGGTCAAATATGCCACTCACTTCTGGAAACAGCGCAATGAAAGAAGACATTTAGCAAAATGCAGTACCAGTGAGGAGGAGTTTTATacttttccaaaactgaaaagacaaaTATACTTTCACCATCAAAGTAATGTTGATACATTAACTAGAAGTGAAATGACTCAGTCAGGAAGTAGCGAAGCAGCCAAGGAGATGCAAAATGTAGGTTGTGGTACACCAagcaaaaaaattgaattttggTCTAAAGCTGGATATAACTGCATTTTATGCAAGCAgttatttggaagaaaagaggagcTTTGTAATCATTGGCAAAGTCATCATAACTGTGAAGACTCTTCTATTTTATGGAcaatttttagtttgttttcaaaacagggAATTCTTGAACTTCCTAGTATTGGTGAATATTGA
- the ZNF438 gene encoding zinc finger protein 438 isoform X1, producing the protein MNMTEQTEGTLSYLLEGIMQNPLTFSAGGGFLHANPAEKQSVQHSMLSQQKQETCAGKTVSTVGFLTASSDNSKSPTDIIQNFQKKSQFRTIAPKMVPKILTSGVVSCLQSSLPEQSTPVSVAGSKPLVVPAQNYAVMQVAGHEGTFSLLALPYVTPAMVQPSQRSNMAHSENIKLPIPRYQSVRNKLLCDRKTSQASVLNTQSKVPTKGQISLQTSPMTSLAEDCPKTHSGSDTSEPVMLADHDSSEMMVATLPSKNSCVESGSPSVNKTKTAISNVSGPSIVKESSNKSENSSNPVKCSLDSVKTASATTKESFIMSEKLKEKPTNSANSVTVLSPALFDSTVQMNPSAPTGKLPILPYSRMKNSVFCKSKQSANVKDISGTSLRSECEKTPALAKTFHAPAKASDKRLAVSLTQAPKQTSRENTFSPSNKVDVDSLKKLNGTPPKRRGRKRRVQDDLLAFQAKRRKCIVNKFREVRERVKADLQPPEDKKAEAVKKYRSIRPKPVVVVQAIAPLTSAALAEAKSPDHVDKSVFLNSSLASKYLSYKYNDTTSATSTDLGRNAYSAVPKPWHRCHVCNHNFQFKHHLQDHMNAHTNKRPYTCRICRKAYIHSGSLSTHMKLHHNEGKPKKFVCCEFCAKIFGHAKVYFGHLREVHRVVISTEPSGSEQQLQDALRNRDTNIKEAEEATERGSRCDFEDLFHGPGEVKLQIRCGQCQFTAQSFAEMKFHLLCSHGEEIQGRVKEGALQGNRGARGELVKYATHFWKQRNERRHLAKCSTSEEEFYTFPKLKRQIYFHHQSNVDTLTRSEMTQSGSSEAAKEMQNVGCGTPSKKIEFWSKAGYNCILCKQLFGRKEELCNHWQSHHNCEDSSILWTIFSLFSKQGILELPSIGEY; encoded by the exons gaACGTTGTCATATCTATTAGAGGGCATAATGCAGAATCCTTTAACTTTTTCTGCAG GTGGTGGTTTTTTGCATGCTAATcctgcagagaaacaaagtgTTCAACACAGTATGCTGAGTCAGCAAAAACAAGAAACTTGTGCTGGAAAGACAGTATCCACAG TTGGTTTTTTGACAGCTTCATCAG aTAACAGCAAATCCCCTACGGACATAATAcaaaattttcagaagaaaagtcagTTCAGGACCATTGCTCCAAAAATGGTGCCAAAAATTTTAACATCTGGAGTGGTTTCTTGTCTTCAGTCATCTTTGCCTGAACAAAGTACGCCAGTTTCGGTGGCAGGTTCTAAACCACTGGTGGTACCAGCTCAAAACTATGCCGTCATGCAGGTTGCTGGTCATGAGGgcactttttctcttttggccTTGCCATATGTTACACCAGCCATGGTACAGCCAAGCCAGCGATCAAACATGGCCCATTCTGAAAACATAAAGTTGCCTATCCCTCGGTACCAATCTGTAAGAAATAAATTGCTTTGTGACAGAAAAACAAGCCAAGCCTCTGTTTTGAATACACAGAGCAAGGTTCCTACCAAAGGACAGATCTCGTTGCAGACTTCCCCCATGACTTCCTTAGCTGAGGACTGTCCAAAAACTCATTCTGGCTCAGATACATCTGAGCCAGTGATGCTAGCAGACCATGATTCATCTGAAATGATGGTTGCTACATTACCAAGTAAAAACAGTTGTGTGGAATCTGGATCTCCTTcagtgaacaaaacaaaaactgctaTCAGCAATGTTTCTGGACCATCTATAGTTAAAGAATCTTCAAACAAGTCAGAAAATTCAAGTAATCCTGTGAAATGTAGCCTGGACTCTGTGAAGACGGCATCTGCCACCACAAAAGAGTCATTCATTATGTCAgagaaactaaaggaaaaacCCACAAATTCTGCAAATTCTGTTACCGTCCTGTCACCGGCACTTTTTGACAGTACAGTGCAGATGAATCCATCAGCACCAACAGGAAAACTTCCTATTTTGCCTTACTCAAGAATGAAAAACTCAGTGTTTTGTAAATCTAAGCAAAGTGCTAATGTGAAGGATATATCTGGTACTTCACTAAGATCTGAATGTGAAAAGACGCCAGCTTTGGCAAAAACTTTTCATGCTCCTGCTAAAGCGTCTGATAAACGATTAGCTGTATCTCTGACACAAGCCCCCAAACAAACCTCTCGGGAAAATACTTTCTCTCCATCCAATAAAGTGGATGTTGACAGCCTGAAAAAGTTGAATGGCACACCCCCTAAAAGGAGAGGCAGGAAGAGAAGAGTCCAAGATGATTTATTGGCTTTTCAGGCCAAGCGAAGGAAATGCATCGTTAATAAATTTAGAGAAGTAAGAGAGAGGGTGAAAGCTGATCTTCAGCCACCTGAAGACAAAAAAGCAGAGGCAGTGAAAAAATACCGTAGTATTAGACCCAAGCCAGTGGTAGTTGTGCAGGCGATTGCACCGCTGACTTCTGCAGCACTAGCAGAGGCGAAGTCTCCTGACCATGTAgacaaaagtgtttttttaaacagttcacTTGCcagtaaatatttaagttaCAAGTATAATGATACCACATCAGCTACATCAACTGATTTAGGTAGAAATGCATACTCAGCTGTGCCCAAACCATGGCATAGGTGTCATGTATGTAACCATAACTTCCAGTTCAAACACCATCTTCAGGACCATAtgaatgcacacacaaacaaacgACCCTACACTTGCCGAATTTGCCGGAAGGCTTACATTCATTCTGGAAGCCTGAGCACACATATGAAACTTCATCACAATGAAGGCAAACCCAAAAAGTTTGTGTGTTGTGAGTTCTGTGCTAAAATTTTTGGCCATGCAAAAGTATACTTTGGTCACCTAAGGGAAGTACACAGGGTTGTTATTAGCACAGAGCCCTCTGGTAGTGAGCAACAGCTGCAAGATGCTTTGAGGAACAGGGACACAAATATAAAAGAGGCAGAAGAAGCAACAGAAAG GGGAAGTAGATGCGATTTTGAAGACCTATTCCATGGCCCAGGAGAAGTGAAATTACAGATTAGATGTGGTCAGTGTCAGTTCACTGCACAGTCTTTTGCTGAAATGAAGTTTCACTTACTATGCTCTCATGGAGAAGAGATCCAGGGAAGAGTAAAGGAAGGAGCTCTGCAAGGAAATAGAGGAGCTAGGGGAGAACTGGTCAAATATGCCACTCACTTCTGGAAACAGCGCAATGAAAGAAGACATTTAGCAAAATGCAGTACCAGTGAGGAGGAGTTTTATacttttccaaaactgaaaagacaaaTATACTTTCACCATCAAAGTAATGTTGATACATTAACTAGAAGTGAAATGACTCAGTCAGGAAGTAGCGAAGCAGCCAAGGAGATGCAAAATGTAGGTTGTGGTACACCAagcaaaaaaattgaattttggTCTAAAGCTGGATATAACTGCATTTTATGCAAGCAgttatttggaagaaaagaggagcTTTGTAATCATTGGCAAAGTCATCATAACTGTGAAGACTCTTCTATTTTATGGAcaatttttagtttgttttcaaaacagggAATTCTTGAACTTCCTAGTATTGGTGAATATTGA
- the ZNF438 gene encoding zinc finger protein 438 isoform X5: MNMTEQTEGTLSYLLEGIMQNPLTFSADNSKSPTDIIQNFQKKSQFRTIAPKMVPKILTSGVVSCLQSSLPEQSTPVSVAGSKPLVVPAQNYAVMQVAGHEGTFSLLALPYVTPAMVQPSQRSNMAHSENIKLPIPRYQSVRNKLLCDRKTSQASVLNTQSKVPTKGQISLQTSPMTSLAEDCPKTHSGSDTSEPVMLADHDSSEMMVATLPSKNSCVESGSPSVNKTKTAISNVSGPSIVKESSNKSENSSNPVKCSLDSVKTASATTKESFIMSEKLKEKPTNSANSVTVLSPALFDSTVQMNPSAPTGKLPILPYSRMKNSVFCKSKQSANVKDISGTSLRSECEKTPALAKTFHAPAKASDKRLAVSLTQAPKQTSRENTFSPSNKVDVDSLKKLNGTPPKRRGRKRRVQDDLLAFQAKRRKCIVNKFREVRERVKADLQPPEDKKAEAVKKYRSIRPKPVVVVQAIAPLTSAALAEAKSPDHVDKSVFLNSSLASKYLSYKYNDTTSATSTDLGRNAYSAVPKPWHRCHVCNHNFQFKHHLQDHMNAHTNKRPYTCRICRKAYIHSGSLSTHMKLHHNEGKPKKFVCCEFCAKIFGHAKVYFGHLREVHRVVISTEPSGSEQQLQDALRNRDTNIKEAEEATERGSRCDFEDLFHGPGEVKLQIRCGQCQFTAQSFAEMKFHLLCSHGEEIQGRVKEGALQGNRGARGELVKYATHFWKQRNERRHLAKCSTSEEEFYTFPKLKRQIYFHHQSNVDTLTRSEMTQSGSSEAAKEMQNVGCGTPSKKIEFWSKAGYNCILCKQLFGRKEELCNHWQSHHNCEDSSILWTIFSLFSKQGILELPSIGEY; encoded by the exons gaACGTTGTCATATCTATTAGAGGGCATAATGCAGAATCCTTTAACTTTTTCTGCAG aTAACAGCAAATCCCCTACGGACATAATAcaaaattttcagaagaaaagtcagTTCAGGACCATTGCTCCAAAAATGGTGCCAAAAATTTTAACATCTGGAGTGGTTTCTTGTCTTCAGTCATCTTTGCCTGAACAAAGTACGCCAGTTTCGGTGGCAGGTTCTAAACCACTGGTGGTACCAGCTCAAAACTATGCCGTCATGCAGGTTGCTGGTCATGAGGgcactttttctcttttggccTTGCCATATGTTACACCAGCCATGGTACAGCCAAGCCAGCGATCAAACATGGCCCATTCTGAAAACATAAAGTTGCCTATCCCTCGGTACCAATCTGTAAGAAATAAATTGCTTTGTGACAGAAAAACAAGCCAAGCCTCTGTTTTGAATACACAGAGCAAGGTTCCTACCAAAGGACAGATCTCGTTGCAGACTTCCCCCATGACTTCCTTAGCTGAGGACTGTCCAAAAACTCATTCTGGCTCAGATACATCTGAGCCAGTGATGCTAGCAGACCATGATTCATCTGAAATGATGGTTGCTACATTACCAAGTAAAAACAGTTGTGTGGAATCTGGATCTCCTTcagtgaacaaaacaaaaactgctaTCAGCAATGTTTCTGGACCATCTATAGTTAAAGAATCTTCAAACAAGTCAGAAAATTCAAGTAATCCTGTGAAATGTAGCCTGGACTCTGTGAAGACGGCATCTGCCACCACAAAAGAGTCATTCATTATGTCAgagaaactaaaggaaaaacCCACAAATTCTGCAAATTCTGTTACCGTCCTGTCACCGGCACTTTTTGACAGTACAGTGCAGATGAATCCATCAGCACCAACAGGAAAACTTCCTATTTTGCCTTACTCAAGAATGAAAAACTCAGTGTTTTGTAAATCTAAGCAAAGTGCTAATGTGAAGGATATATCTGGTACTTCACTAAGATCTGAATGTGAAAAGACGCCAGCTTTGGCAAAAACTTTTCATGCTCCTGCTAAAGCGTCTGATAAACGATTAGCTGTATCTCTGACACAAGCCCCCAAACAAACCTCTCGGGAAAATACTTTCTCTCCATCCAATAAAGTGGATGTTGACAGCCTGAAAAAGTTGAATGGCACACCCCCTAAAAGGAGAGGCAGGAAGAGAAGAGTCCAAGATGATTTATTGGCTTTTCAGGCCAAGCGAAGGAAATGCATCGTTAATAAATTTAGAGAAGTAAGAGAGAGGGTGAAAGCTGATCTTCAGCCACCTGAAGACAAAAAAGCAGAGGCAGTGAAAAAATACCGTAGTATTAGACCCAAGCCAGTGGTAGTTGTGCAGGCGATTGCACCGCTGACTTCTGCAGCACTAGCAGAGGCGAAGTCTCCTGACCATGTAgacaaaagtgtttttttaaacagttcacTTGCcagtaaatatttaagttaCAAGTATAATGATACCACATCAGCTACATCAACTGATTTAGGTAGAAATGCATACTCAGCTGTGCCCAAACCATGGCATAGGTGTCATGTATGTAACCATAACTTCCAGTTCAAACACCATCTTCAGGACCATAtgaatgcacacacaaacaaacgACCCTACACTTGCCGAATTTGCCGGAAGGCTTACATTCATTCTGGAAGCCTGAGCACACATATGAAACTTCATCACAATGAAGGCAAACCCAAAAAGTTTGTGTGTTGTGAGTTCTGTGCTAAAATTTTTGGCCATGCAAAAGTATACTTTGGTCACCTAAGGGAAGTACACAGGGTTGTTATTAGCACAGAGCCCTCTGGTAGTGAGCAACAGCTGCAAGATGCTTTGAGGAACAGGGACACAAATATAAAAGAGGCAGAAGAAGCAACAGAAAG GGGAAGTAGATGCGATTTTGAAGACCTATTCCATGGCCCAGGAGAAGTGAAATTACAGATTAGATGTGGTCAGTGTCAGTTCACTGCACAGTCTTTTGCTGAAATGAAGTTTCACTTACTATGCTCTCATGGAGAAGAGATCCAGGGAAGAGTAAAGGAAGGAGCTCTGCAAGGAAATAGAGGAGCTAGGGGAGAACTGGTCAAATATGCCACTCACTTCTGGAAACAGCGCAATGAAAGAAGACATTTAGCAAAATGCAGTACCAGTGAGGAGGAGTTTTATacttttccaaaactgaaaagacaaaTATACTTTCACCATCAAAGTAATGTTGATACATTAACTAGAAGTGAAATGACTCAGTCAGGAAGTAGCGAAGCAGCCAAGGAGATGCAAAATGTAGGTTGTGGTACACCAagcaaaaaaattgaattttggTCTAAAGCTGGATATAACTGCATTTTATGCAAGCAgttatttggaagaaaagaggagcTTTGTAATCATTGGCAAAGTCATCATAACTGTGAAGACTCTTCTATTTTATGGAcaatttttagtttgttttcaaaacagggAATTCTTGAACTTCCTAGTATTGGTGAATATTGA
- the ZNF438 gene encoding zinc finger protein 438 isoform X6, translating to MKKRKKCEGTLSYLLEGIMQNPLTFSADNSKSPTDIIQNFQKKSQFRTIAPKMVPKILTSGVVSCLQSSLPEQSTPVSVAGSKPLVVPAQNYAVMQVAGHEGTFSLLALPYVTPAMVQPSQRSNMAHSENIKLPIPRYQSVRNKLLCDRKTSQASVLNTQSKVPTKGQISLQTSPMTSLAEDCPKTHSGSDTSEPVMLADHDSSEMMVATLPSKNSCVESGSPSVNKTKTAISNVSGPSIVKESSNKSENSSNPVKCSLDSVKTASATTKESFIMSEKLKEKPTNSANSVTVLSPALFDSTVQMNPSAPTGKLPILPYSRMKNSVFCKSKQSANVKDISGTSLRSECEKTPALAKTFHAPAKASDKRLAVSLTQAPKQTSRENTFSPSNKVDVDSLKKLNGTPPKRRGRKRRVQDDLLAFQAKRRKCIVNKFREVRERVKADLQPPEDKKAEAVKKYRSIRPKPVVVVQAIAPLTSAALAEAKSPDHVDKSVFLNSSLASKYLSYKYNDTTSATSTDLGRNAYSAVPKPWHRCHVCNHNFQFKHHLQDHMNAHTNKRPYTCRICRKAYIHSGSLSTHMKLHHNEGKPKKFVCCEFCAKIFGHAKVYFGHLREVHRVVISTEPSGSEQQLQDALRNRDTNIKEAEEATERGSRCDFEDLFHGPGEVKLQIRCGQCQFTAQSFAEMKFHLLCSHGEEIQGRVKEGALQGNRGARGELVKYATHFWKQRNERRHLAKCSTSEEEFYTFPKLKRQIYFHHQSNVDTLTRSEMTQSGSSEAAKEMQNVGCGTPSKKIEFWSKAGYNCILCKQLFGRKEELCNHWQSHHNCEDSSILWTIFSLFSKQGILELPSIGEY from the exons gaACGTTGTCATATCTATTAGAGGGCATAATGCAGAATCCTTTAACTTTTTCTGCAG aTAACAGCAAATCCCCTACGGACATAATAcaaaattttcagaagaaaagtcagTTCAGGACCATTGCTCCAAAAATGGTGCCAAAAATTTTAACATCTGGAGTGGTTTCTTGTCTTCAGTCATCTTTGCCTGAACAAAGTACGCCAGTTTCGGTGGCAGGTTCTAAACCACTGGTGGTACCAGCTCAAAACTATGCCGTCATGCAGGTTGCTGGTCATGAGGgcactttttctcttttggccTTGCCATATGTTACACCAGCCATGGTACAGCCAAGCCAGCGATCAAACATGGCCCATTCTGAAAACATAAAGTTGCCTATCCCTCGGTACCAATCTGTAAGAAATAAATTGCTTTGTGACAGAAAAACAAGCCAAGCCTCTGTTTTGAATACACAGAGCAAGGTTCCTACCAAAGGACAGATCTCGTTGCAGACTTCCCCCATGACTTCCTTAGCTGAGGACTGTCCAAAAACTCATTCTGGCTCAGATACATCTGAGCCAGTGATGCTAGCAGACCATGATTCATCTGAAATGATGGTTGCTACATTACCAAGTAAAAACAGTTGTGTGGAATCTGGATCTCCTTcagtgaacaaaacaaaaactgctaTCAGCAATGTTTCTGGACCATCTATAGTTAAAGAATCTTCAAACAAGTCAGAAAATTCAAGTAATCCTGTGAAATGTAGCCTGGACTCTGTGAAGACGGCATCTGCCACCACAAAAGAGTCATTCATTATGTCAgagaaactaaaggaaaaacCCACAAATTCTGCAAATTCTGTTACCGTCCTGTCACCGGCACTTTTTGACAGTACAGTGCAGATGAATCCATCAGCACCAACAGGAAAACTTCCTATTTTGCCTTACTCAAGAATGAAAAACTCAGTGTTTTGTAAATCTAAGCAAAGTGCTAATGTGAAGGATATATCTGGTACTTCACTAAGATCTGAATGTGAAAAGACGCCAGCTTTGGCAAAAACTTTTCATGCTCCTGCTAAAGCGTCTGATAAACGATTAGCTGTATCTCTGACACAAGCCCCCAAACAAACCTCTCGGGAAAATACTTTCTCTCCATCCAATAAAGTGGATGTTGACAGCCTGAAAAAGTTGAATGGCACACCCCCTAAAAGGAGAGGCAGGAAGAGAAGAGTCCAAGATGATTTATTGGCTTTTCAGGCCAAGCGAAGGAAATGCATCGTTAATAAATTTAGAGAAGTAAGAGAGAGGGTGAAAGCTGATCTTCAGCCACCTGAAGACAAAAAAGCAGAGGCAGTGAAAAAATACCGTAGTATTAGACCCAAGCCAGTGGTAGTTGTGCAGGCGATTGCACCGCTGACTTCTGCAGCACTAGCAGAGGCGAAGTCTCCTGACCATGTAgacaaaagtgtttttttaaacagttcacTTGCcagtaaatatttaagttaCAAGTATAATGATACCACATCAGCTACATCAACTGATTTAGGTAGAAATGCATACTCAGCTGTGCCCAAACCATGGCATAGGTGTCATGTATGTAACCATAACTTCCAGTTCAAACACCATCTTCAGGACCATAtgaatgcacacacaaacaaacgACCCTACACTTGCCGAATTTGCCGGAAGGCTTACATTCATTCTGGAAGCCTGAGCACACATATGAAACTTCATCACAATGAAGGCAAACCCAAAAAGTTTGTGTGTTGTGAGTTCTGTGCTAAAATTTTTGGCCATGCAAAAGTATACTTTGGTCACCTAAGGGAAGTACACAGGGTTGTTATTAGCACAGAGCCCTCTGGTAGTGAGCAACAGCTGCAAGATGCTTTGAGGAACAGGGACACAAATATAAAAGAGGCAGAAGAAGCAACAGAAAG GGGAAGTAGATGCGATTTTGAAGACCTATTCCATGGCCCAGGAGAAGTGAAATTACAGATTAGATGTGGTCAGTGTCAGTTCACTGCACAGTCTTTTGCTGAAATGAAGTTTCACTTACTATGCTCTCATGGAGAAGAGATCCAGGGAAGAGTAAAGGAAGGAGCTCTGCAAGGAAATAGAGGAGCTAGGGGAGAACTGGTCAAATATGCCACTCACTTCTGGAAACAGCGCAATGAAAGAAGACATTTAGCAAAATGCAGTACCAGTGAGGAGGAGTTTTATacttttccaaaactgaaaagacaaaTATACTTTCACCATCAAAGTAATGTTGATACATTAACTAGAAGTGAAATGACTCAGTCAGGAAGTAGCGAAGCAGCCAAGGAGATGCAAAATGTAGGTTGTGGTACACCAagcaaaaaaattgaattttggTCTAAAGCTGGATATAACTGCATTTTATGCAAGCAgttatttggaagaaaagaggagcTTTGTAATCATTGGCAAAGTCATCATAACTGTGAAGACTCTTCTATTTTATGGAcaatttttagtttgttttcaaaacagggAATTCTTGAACTTCCTAGTATTGGTGAATATTGA